Proteins found in one Microcella daejeonensis genomic segment:
- a CDS encoding MBL fold metallo-hydrolase has translation MIVTKREHACLVLQNEGSTLVIDPGVFTAPFEVENLVAIVITHEHPDHVTAEHLDRLLAAAPGTLLYAPAGVAAAMPGYLWHTVSAGELRTVPGFSLRFTGGEHATIHSSIAPIDNVGVMVNDQLYYPGDSFADPDAPVHTLAVPASAPWLKVGEVMDFVGAVKPHQAFPTHELVNSEAGQAMTNGRIESVQAQHGGSFVALAPGESLDLG, from the coding sequence ATGATCGTCACGAAGCGCGAGCACGCCTGCCTTGTCCTCCAGAACGAGGGCTCGACCCTCGTCATCGACCCCGGGGTCTTCACGGCCCCCTTCGAGGTCGAGAACCTCGTCGCCATCGTCATCACGCACGAGCACCCCGACCACGTCACGGCCGAGCACCTCGACCGACTGCTGGCCGCCGCGCCGGGCACCCTCCTCTACGCCCCGGCGGGCGTGGCGGCGGCGATGCCCGGGTACCTCTGGCACACCGTCAGCGCCGGCGAGCTCCGCACCGTCCCCGGCTTCTCGCTCCGATTCACCGGCGGCGAGCACGCCACGATCCACTCCTCGATCGCTCCGATCGACAACGTCGGCGTCATGGTGAACGATCAGCTGTACTACCCCGGCGACTCGTTCGCCGACCCGGATGCACCGGTGCACACCCTCGCGGTGCCCGCGAGCGCTCCCTGGCTCAAGGTGGGCGAGGTCATGGACTTCGTCGGCGCGGTGAAGCCCCACCAGGCCTTCCCGACGCACGAGCTCGTCAACTCCGAGGCGGGGCAGGCCATGACCAACGGGCGCATCGAGAGCGTGCAGGCGCAGCACGGCGGCAGCTTCGTCGCCCTCGCGCCGGGCGAGTCGCTCGACCTGGGCTGA
- a CDS encoding flagellar assembly protein FliW: MTMTAPASTAPALPERVALRFTSPLLGLPGATAYDLVVVPDGVGLFSLESGGTRLFLVDPVHYVDDYRPRLTAEQRAAIGIDTDADALLLVVVAPDVDGPTANLLAPIVIAGDGRASQVLLDDQEMPVRAPLRPSVSG; encoded by the coding sequence ATGACGATGACCGCCCCCGCCTCGACCGCCCCCGCCCTGCCCGAGCGGGTCGCGCTGCGGTTCACCTCGCCGCTGCTGGGCCTGCCCGGCGCGACCGCGTACGACCTCGTGGTCGTGCCCGACGGGGTGGGCCTGTTCTCGCTCGAATCGGGCGGCACCCGCCTCTTCCTCGTCGACCCCGTGCACTACGTCGACGACTACCGTCCGCGCCTCACCGCCGAGCAGCGCGCGGCGATCGGCATCGACACCGATGCGGATGCTCTGCTGCTCGTCGTGGTCGCCCCCGACGTCGACGGCCCGACGGCGAACCTGCTCGCGCCGATCGTCATCGCCGGCGACGGCCGCGCGAGCCAGGTGCTGCTCGACGATCAGGAGATGCCCGTGCGGGCGCCCCTGCGTCCGAGCGTCAGCGGCTGA
- the fliF gene encoding flagellar basal-body MS-ring/collar protein FliF, translating into MPAAVTSAWRRLAASAQGFSVAQRTIALIGVAALVLGTIALTSWLSRPTMAPLFSGLAPADASAVVEQLQSAGVPYELAGGGSSVLVPEAQVYEQRLALASAGLPGEQSAGYALLDQMGVTASDFQQSVTWQRALEGELAATVGAMEGVETATVRLALPEESVFTEERVAPTASVFLATSPNAQLGTEQVSAIVNLVSASVEGLAASDVAVVDAAGTVLSAVGTGPTGGIGGASGDHAERVQGEVLAMVERVVGPGNASVVVSADVVSESIERTSETYEAAEGAVPLTESTTSEEYTGGAGGAAGVLGPDNIAVPGDEQDAGTYAAETTDRTNANNRVVEVRSIPAGDIGRQTVSVAVDREAAAGTNAAALEALVVTAAGLDVAAGDAVTVELVDFDRSLAEQAEAALGAARAAEEQEALWSSVRWGAIGLGVLILLVVILALVRSAMKRQVREPIDLGILQERHEPTTPVPDLDALLAPKDDLSDIELPVGPSGVEGRRRALNALAQRDPARTADLLRQLMDDRSPV; encoded by the coding sequence ATGCCCGCCGCCGTGACCTCCGCGTGGCGCCGCCTCGCGGCATCCGCTCAGGGCTTCAGCGTCGCGCAGCGCACGATCGCGCTCATCGGCGTCGCCGCCCTCGTGCTCGGCACGATCGCCCTCACCAGCTGGCTCTCGCGCCCCACGATGGCGCCGCTGTTCAGCGGCCTCGCCCCCGCCGATGCGAGCGCGGTCGTCGAGCAGCTGCAGTCGGCCGGCGTGCCCTACGAGCTCGCCGGCGGCGGCTCCTCGGTGCTCGTGCCCGAGGCGCAGGTCTACGAGCAGCGCCTCGCCCTCGCCTCGGCCGGCCTGCCCGGCGAGCAGAGCGCCGGCTACGCCCTCCTCGACCAGATGGGCGTGACCGCGAGCGACTTCCAGCAGAGCGTCACCTGGCAGCGCGCGCTCGAGGGCGAGCTCGCCGCCACCGTCGGCGCCATGGAGGGCGTCGAGACCGCGACCGTGCGGCTCGCCCTGCCGGAGGAGTCGGTCTTCACCGAGGAGCGGGTCGCGCCCACCGCCTCCGTCTTCCTCGCCACCAGCCCGAACGCCCAGCTCGGCACCGAGCAGGTCTCGGCGATCGTCAACCTCGTGTCGGCCTCCGTCGAGGGGCTCGCGGCGAGCGACGTGGCCGTGGTGGATGCCGCCGGCACGGTGCTGTCGGCGGTGGGCACCGGTCCGACGGGAGGGATCGGCGGGGCATCCGGCGACCATGCGGAGCGCGTGCAGGGCGAGGTGCTCGCCATGGTCGAGCGCGTCGTCGGGCCCGGGAACGCGAGCGTCGTTGTGAGCGCCGACGTGGTCTCGGAGTCGATCGAGCGGACCAGCGAGACCTACGAGGCGGCCGAGGGCGCCGTGCCGCTGACCGAGTCGACCACCTCGGAGGAGTACACCGGCGGGGCGGGCGGGGCCGCGGGCGTGCTCGGCCCCGACAACATCGCCGTCCCCGGCGACGAGCAGGATGCCGGCACCTACGCCGCCGAGACCACCGATCGCACGAACGCCAACAACCGCGTCGTCGAGGTCAGGAGCATCCCGGCCGGCGACATCGGTCGGCAGACCGTCTCCGTCGCCGTCGACCGCGAGGCCGCCGCCGGCACGAACGCCGCGGCCCTCGAGGCCCTCGTCGTGACGGCCGCGGGTCTCGACGTCGCGGCGGGGGACGCCGTCACCGTCGAGCTCGTCGACTTCGACCGCTCGCTGGCCGAGCAGGCCGAGGCGGCCCTCGGCGCGGCGCGCGCGGCGGAGGAGCAGGAGGCGCTCTGGTCGAGCGTCCGCTGGGGTGCCATCGGGCTCGGGGTGCTCATCCTCCTCGTCGTCATCCTCGCCCTCGTGCGCTCGGCCATGAAGCGCCAGGTGCGCGAGCCCATCGATCTCGGCATCCTCCAGGAGCGCCACGAGCCGACGACGCCCGTGCCCGACCTCGACGCGCTGCTCGCCCCGAAGGACGACCTGAGCGACATCGAGCTGCCCGTCGGGCCGTCGGGGGTCGAGGGCCGCCGCCGCGCGCTCAACGCCCTCGCCCAGCGCGACCCGGCGCGCACCGCCGACCTGCTGCGCCAGCTCATGGACGACCGGAGCCCGGTGTGA
- the flgN gene encoding flagellar export chaperone FlgN, whose protein sequence is MSAAELSAALWRERELLDGLVYALEVEHLLLTAGRTHRLDRASRDVERVLGGVRDAGLTRAVAVAAVADAWAAPADATLRQLIEHSPDAAWREVLVEHLEALTRLTGQIAELREANSSHLRTLLRSTDEVLASGVEQRDPRAYTAQGGSAAGAASTPLISKDL, encoded by the coding sequence ATGAGCGCCGCCGAACTCTCCGCCGCCCTGTGGCGCGAGCGCGAGCTGCTCGACGGCCTGGTCTACGCCCTGGAGGTCGAGCACCTGCTGCTCACCGCCGGCCGCACCCATCGCCTCGACCGCGCCTCGCGCGATGTGGAGCGGGTTCTCGGCGGCGTGCGCGACGCCGGGCTCACCCGCGCGGTCGCGGTCGCCGCGGTCGCCGACGCCTGGGCGGCGCCGGCCGATGCCACGCTCCGCCAGCTCATCGAGCACTCCCCCGACGCCGCCTGGCGGGAGGTGCTCGTCGAGCACCTCGAGGCGCTGACGCGCCTGACGGGGCAGATCGCCGAGCTGCGCGAGGCCAACAGCAGCCACCTGCGCACCCTGCTCCGCTCGACCGACGAGGTGCTCGCCTCGGGCGTCGAGCAGCGCGATCCCCGCGCGTACACGGCGCAGGGCGGCTCCGCCGCCGGCGCCGCATCCACCCCTCTGATCTCGAAGGATCTGTAG
- the fliD gene encoding flagellar filament capping protein FliD, producing MAGISLPGLSSGLDSASLIASLMQIEAIPRGQLQNSVTTARSQVSAWQTINSTLQTLGTRAASLGEAATTTPSRASSTLEGVTVSATAGAPAGSIDVRIDATAAAHTGVTAASAGWGAGPLALTIVDAQGASHEITAASGSAADVATALRDAGLGLAATAVSAGTDPVTGDPLSRLQVQAGATGAAGAFSLYRGTAAEVAAGTAVDVLAEPGAAIVTTGRDARVTLWAGTAAEQTRTAAGSTFDDLLPGVSLEIAAGTTGTTTISITRDQAAISEAAAGLGTAIKGVLDYLSSVTAVTTSTGSTGSPTTRAGVLTGDSTARDVRNRVTEAVGRPVDGVSPSTIGLSFSATGAVEFDAERFAAALEDDPAGTLATVAALSARVESAVETMSDRFDGLLTRRIEGQEQRITDLGSQIASWDRRLESRRATLERTYAALEVQLGSLNAQGSWLSSQLSSLPTMQRPS from the coding sequence ATGGCCGGCATCAGCCTTCCTGGCCTCTCCAGCGGCCTCGACTCCGCCTCGCTCATCGCCTCGCTCATGCAGATCGAGGCCATCCCGCGCGGCCAGCTGCAGAACTCCGTCACCACGGCGCGCTCGCAGGTCAGCGCCTGGCAGACGATCAACTCGACGCTGCAGACGCTCGGCACCCGGGCCGCCTCGCTCGGCGAGGCCGCGACGACGACGCCGAGCCGGGCATCCTCGACGCTCGAGGGCGTCACCGTCAGCGCGACCGCCGGCGCGCCCGCCGGGAGCATCGACGTGCGCATCGACGCGACCGCCGCCGCGCACACCGGGGTGACGGCCGCGAGCGCCGGCTGGGGAGCGGGACCGCTCGCCCTCACGATCGTCGACGCGCAGGGCGCCTCCCACGAGATCACCGCCGCGAGCGGCTCGGCCGCCGACGTCGCGACCGCGCTGCGCGACGCGGGCCTCGGGCTCGCCGCCACCGCCGTGTCGGCCGGCACCGACCCCGTCACCGGCGACCCCCTCTCCCGGCTGCAGGTGCAGGCGGGCGCGACGGGCGCCGCCGGAGCCTTCTCGCTCTACCGCGGAACGGCCGCCGAGGTCGCCGCCGGCACCGCCGTCGACGTCCTCGCCGAACCCGGGGCCGCCATCGTCACGACGGGGCGCGACGCCCGGGTCACCCTCTGGGCGGGCACCGCCGCCGAGCAGACCCGCACCGCCGCGGGCTCGACCTTCGACGATCTCCTCCCCGGCGTCTCGCTCGAGATCGCCGCCGGGACCACGGGCACGACCACGATCTCCATCACCCGCGACCAGGCCGCGATCAGCGAGGCCGCCGCGGGGCTCGGCACCGCCATCAAGGGCGTGCTCGACTACCTCTCCTCCGTCACGGCCGTCACCACGTCGACGGGCTCGACCGGATCGCCCACGACGCGCGCGGGCGTGCTCACCGGCGACTCGACCGCCCGCGACGTGCGCAACCGCGTCACCGAGGCGGTCGGCCGACCCGTCGACGGCGTCTCGCCCTCCACGATCGGACTGAGCTTCAGCGCCACCGGCGCCGTCGAGTTCGACGCGGAGCGCTTCGCCGCCGCGCTCGAGGACGACCCGGCCGGAACCCTCGCGACCGTCGCCGCGCTGAGCGCCCGGGTCGAGAGCGCGGTCGAGACCATGAGCGACCGCTTCGACGGCCTCCTCACGCGCCGCATCGAGGGCCAGGAGCAGCGCATCACCGATCTCGGCAGCCAGATCGCGAGCTGGGATCGCCGCCTGGAATCGCGCCGCGCCACGCTCGAGCGCACCTACGCCGCACTCGAGGTGCAGCTGGGCTCGCTCAACGCTCAGGGCTCGTGGCTCAGCTCGCAGCTCTCCTCGCTGCCGACGATGCAGAGGCCGTCGTGA
- a CDS encoding sigma-70 family RNA polymerase sigma factor, whose amino-acid sequence MTTRLSGFDRAPERRDRNALVVANLPLVGYLVNDLCARATHLSREDLASVGAIALITAAEAYDPERGVPFGAYARQRILGALTDELRSTDWAGRGTRQRITAVTALQERLASELHRAPTVDELAAALGEAPAVVRETLAFAARRVTEIDEDVAGSLRSELPGPEEAAIIAERDHRLRAAIAALPERMRRIVVDLFYNDRSVTEIAAELGVTHSAVSQQRSQAMQLLRTAVAELRADAAAAVEPVAAAVASRQAAYLARFGELQHAMALAARRGADLAEAS is encoded by the coding sequence ATGACGACACGACTCTCCGGGTTCGATCGCGCCCCCGAACGGCGAGATCGCAACGCTCTCGTGGTGGCCAACCTGCCGCTCGTGGGCTACCTGGTCAACGATCTGTGCGCCCGTGCGACGCACCTCTCGCGGGAGGATCTCGCCTCCGTCGGGGCCATCGCCCTCATCACCGCGGCCGAGGCCTACGACCCCGAGCGGGGCGTGCCGTTCGGCGCCTACGCCCGTCAGCGCATCCTCGGAGCGCTCACCGACGAGCTGCGCTCCACGGACTGGGCGGGTCGGGGGACGCGCCAGCGCATCACCGCCGTCACCGCGCTGCAGGAGCGCCTCGCGAGCGAGCTTCACCGTGCCCCCACCGTCGATGAGCTCGCCGCCGCCCTCGGGGAGGCGCCCGCCGTCGTGCGCGAGACCCTCGCCTTCGCCGCGCGCCGCGTCACCGAGATCGACGAGGACGTCGCCGGCTCCCTGCGCAGCGAGCTGCCCGGCCCCGAGGAGGCCGCGATCATCGCGGAGCGCGACCACCGCCTGCGCGCGGCCATCGCCGCGCTGCCCGAGCGGATGCGGCGCATCGTCGTCGACCTGTTCTACAACGACCGCTCCGTCACCGAGATCGCGGCAGAGCTCGGGGTCACGCACTCCGCGGTCTCGCAGCAGCGCAGCCAGGCGATGCAGCTGCTGCGCACCGCGGTCGCCGAGCTGCGGGCGGATGCGGCCGCCGCGGTCGAGCCCGTCGCCGCCGCGGTCGCGAGCCGGCAGGCCGCCTACCTCGCCCGCTTCGGCGAGCTGCAGCACGCGATGGCCCTCGCCGCCCGCCGCGGTGCCGATCTCGCCGAGGCGAGCTGA
- the flgK gene encoding flagellar hook-associated protein FlgK, translating to MSTFGSLNIAYTGLVAARRGLDVTGANIVNAGSETYTRQRVTATALDPLARTGLLPTGTALPQGVDAETIVRLSDSLRDARVGDANGALGTATRQAQALGALEALVAEPGDDGLGAALDAFWTGWQDVANQPGEAAPVSVLLSRAQAVVDRLGGMRTGAEAEWSDARSALEGVVRTANTDAASLADLNERIRTGSAAGANVGTLLDERDRLAGQLAGLIGGTVRHREDGMVDVVVDGDAIVMGTTARALSVSGAAALDAAAGSPVALEWSHRPGIPLSMSRGEAAGLLSALAPTGALASFATALDAVASDLAAAVNTAHAAGATPDGSTGLAFFAVAAGAPPARGLSILATGVDQVATGAVGAGAADGSVADAISQLGSAPGGPDGAWSTLVADLGAQSRSALDRLERTTATAVMAVDAQRSQAGVSLDEENIALIGYQQSYQAAARVLTTIDEMLDVLINRTGVVGR from the coding sequence GTGTCGACCTTCGGCTCCCTGAACATCGCCTACACCGGGCTCGTCGCCGCACGCCGCGGCCTCGACGTCACCGGCGCCAACATCGTGAACGCGGGCTCCGAGACCTACACGCGCCAGCGCGTGACGGCCACGGCGCTCGACCCGCTCGCGCGAACGGGCCTGCTGCCCACCGGCACCGCGCTGCCACAGGGCGTCGATGCGGAGACGATCGTGCGGCTCTCCGACTCGCTGCGCGATGCCCGCGTCGGCGACGCCAACGGCGCCCTCGGCACCGCGACGCGGCAGGCGCAGGCGCTCGGCGCGCTCGAGGCGCTCGTCGCCGAACCGGGCGACGACGGCCTCGGCGCCGCGCTCGACGCCTTCTGGACGGGCTGGCAGGACGTCGCCAACCAGCCGGGCGAGGCGGCCCCCGTCTCGGTGCTGCTCTCCCGCGCGCAGGCGGTCGTCGATCGGCTCGGCGGGATGCGCACGGGTGCCGAGGCGGAGTGGTCCGATGCGCGCAGCGCCCTCGAGGGCGTCGTGCGCACGGCCAATACCGACGCCGCCTCCCTCGCCGATCTGAACGAGCGCATCCGCACCGGCAGCGCGGCGGGCGCGAACGTCGGCACGCTGCTCGACGAGCGCGACCGGCTCGCCGGTCAGCTCGCGGGCCTCATCGGCGGCACCGTGCGCCACCGCGAGGACGGCATGGTCGACGTCGTCGTCGACGGCGACGCGATCGTGATGGGCACGACGGCCCGCGCGCTCTCCGTCTCGGGCGCCGCCGCCCTCGACGCGGCGGCGGGCTCGCCCGTCGCGCTCGAGTGGAGCCACCGCCCGGGCATCCCCCTCTCGATGTCGCGCGGCGAGGCCGCGGGTCTGCTCAGCGCTCTCGCCCCCACCGGCGCGCTCGCCTCCTTCGCCACGGCGCTCGATGCGGTCGCGAGCGACCTCGCCGCGGCCGTCAACACGGCGCACGCCGCCGGGGCGACGCCCGACGGCAGCACGGGGCTGGCGTTCTTCGCGGTCGCCGCGGGCGCTCCGCCGGCGCGCGGTCTGAGCATCCTGGCCACCGGCGTCGACCAGGTCGCCACCGGCGCGGTCGGAGCGGGCGCCGCCGACGGCAGCGTCGCCGACGCGATCTCGCAGCTCGGCTCGGCCCCCGGCGGCCCCGACGGCGCGTGGTCGACCCTCGTCGCCGACCTCGGCGCGCAGAGCAGGTCGGCGCTCGATCGCCTGGAGCGCACGACCGCGACCGCCGTCATGGCCGTCGATGCGCAGCGCTCGCAGGCCGGCGTCTCGCTCGACGAGGAGAACATCGCCCTCATCGGCTACCAGCAGTCGTACCAGGCGGCCGCGCGGGTGCTCACGACGATCGACGAGATGCTCGACGTGCTCATCAACCGCACGGGGGTGGTCGGCCGATGA
- a CDS encoding flagellin N-terminal helical domain-containing protein, with product MGMQINTNIAGLNAYRNLSVTQNDLSKSLEKLSSGLRINRAGDDAAGLAISEGLKAQIGGLKVAGRNAQDGISVVQTAEGALNEVHSTLQRMRDLAVQAGNDSNNPAARTAIKTESDQLAAELTRIGQSTNFNGIDLLSTAAPASLTFQVGADGDAASQITVNLTADVEALGGTLAALTYTDATAAQASITAIDTEIANISTARSELGAVQNRFERTINNLNVAVENLSASNSRIRDTDMAAEMSQFTRSQILSQAGTAMLAQANQLPQGVLQLLG from the coding sequence ATGGGTATGCAGATCAACACCAACATCGCCGGCCTCAACGCCTACCGCAACCTGTCGGTGACGCAGAACGACCTGAGCAAGTCGCTCGAGAAGCTCTCGAGCGGCCTGCGCATCAACCGCGCCGGCGACGACGCGGCCGGTCTGGCCATCTCGGAGGGCCTGAAGGCGCAGATCGGCGGCCTCAAGGTCGCCGGCCGCAACGCGCAGGACGGCATCTCGGTCGTGCAGACCGCGGAGGGCGCCCTCAACGAGGTGCACTCGACGCTGCAGCGCATGCGCGACCTCGCCGTCCAGGCTGGCAACGACTCGAACAACCCCGCCGCTCGGACGGCGATCAAGACCGAGTCGGACCAGCTCGCCGCCGAGCTCACCCGCATCGGCCAGTCGACGAACTTCAACGGCATCGACCTGCTGAGCACCGCCGCACCGGCGTCGCTCACCTTCCAGGTCGGCGCTGACGGAGATGCGGCCAGCCAGATCACGGTGAACCTCACGGCCGATGTCGAGGCCCTGGGCGGCACGCTGGCCGCCCTGACCTACACCGATGCGACCGCGGCGCAGGCGTCGATCACGGCGATCGACACGGAGATCGCGAACATCTCGACCGCGCGCTCCGAGCTCGGTGCGGTGCAGAACCGCTTCGAGCGCACCATCAACAACCTGAACGTCGCCGTCGAGAACCTGTCGGCGTCGAACAGCCGGATCCGCGACACGGACATGGCGGCCGAGATGTCGCAGTTCACCCGCTCGCAGATCCTCAGCCAGGCCGGTACCGCCATGCTCGCGCAGGCGAACCAGCTGCCGCAGGGCGTGCTCCAGCTCCTGGGCTAA
- a CDS encoding flagellar basal body rod protein FlgB yields MIDSVTATALESALTGLAARQRAIADNIANVSTPGFRAQRVAFEDALADSIRDGSGRVDPSMERSLEPTRLDGNNVNLDTETISNVDTVLRFQFASRAMDGQFQSVRSVLRTS; encoded by the coding sequence GTGATCGACTCCGTCACCGCGACCGCTCTGGAGAGCGCGCTCACCGGCCTCGCGGCGCGCCAGCGCGCCATCGCCGACAACATCGCCAACGTCAGCACCCCCGGTTTCCGCGCCCAGCGCGTCGCCTTCGAGGATGCCCTGGCCGACTCCATCCGCGACGGCTCGGGCCGCGTCGACCCCAGCATGGAGCGCTCGCTCGAGCCCACGCGCCTCGACGGCAACAACGTCAACCTCGACACCGAGACCATCTCGAACGTCGACACGGTGCTGCGCTTCCAGTTCGCCTCCCGCGCGATGGACGGCCAGTTCCAGAGCGTCCGCTCCGTGCTGAGGACGAGCTGA
- a CDS encoding flagellar basal body rod protein FlgC has protein sequence MALDAIGIAGTALTVHRKWLDAVSDNMANVNTVTGTDGDAFQARYVVAREAEGVGGVMVAGAAFGDPEGRLAYQPDHPLADEDGMVRFPDIDMAAQMGALIMAQRGYQANAAVVDRARETYLAALEIGRS, from the coding sequence ATGGCGCTCGACGCGATCGGCATCGCCGGCACCGCGCTGACCGTGCACCGCAAGTGGCTCGACGCCGTCAGCGACAACATGGCCAACGTCAACACCGTCACGGGCACCGACGGCGACGCCTTCCAGGCGCGCTACGTCGTCGCGCGCGAGGCCGAGGGGGTCGGCGGCGTCATGGTCGCCGGGGCGGCCTTCGGCGATCCGGAGGGGCGGCTGGCCTACCAGCCCGACCACCCGCTCGCCGACGAGGACGGCATGGTGCGCTTCCCCGACATCGACATGGCGGCCCAGATGGGCGCCCTCATCATGGCCCAGCGCGGCTACCAGGCGAATGCCGCGGTCGTCGACCGCGCGCGCGAGACCTACCTGGCCGCCCTCGAGATCGGACGCAGCTGA
- a CDS encoding flagellar hook-basal body complex protein FliE, whose product MPIAPLSPLGGITPPEPAVAAIGAPPAADGGSGFAGQLAGAVDEAQRLGAESNSLALAAVTGDLTDLHAATIASSRASLTLEVMTTMRNKGIEAFNDVMRMQA is encoded by the coding sequence ATGCCCATCGCCCCCCTCTCCCCGCTCGGCGGGATCACCCCGCCCGAGCCGGCCGTCGCCGCGATCGGCGCGCCCCCGGCCGCCGACGGCGGCTCCGGGTTCGCCGGGCAGCTCGCCGGCGCCGTCGACGAGGCCCAGCGCCTCGGCGCCGAGAGCAACAGCCTCGCCCTCGCCGCGGTCACGGGCGACCTCACCGATCTGCACGCCGCGACGATCGCCTCCTCGCGCGCCAGCCTCACGCTCGAGGTCATGACGACGATGCGCAACAAGGGCATCGAGGCCTTCAACGACGTGATGCGGATGCAGGCCTGA
- a CDS encoding metal-sensitive transcriptional regulator yields the protein MIDDIKKRALHRTRILQGQMRGIEKMVENDDYCVDIITQSLAIQKSLRSLNKLLVENHLRTHVTDMFDEGGDARERAVAELLSVFELENNRGR from the coding sequence ATGATCGACGACATCAAGAAGCGGGCGCTGCACCGCACGCGCATCCTGCAGGGCCAGATGCGGGGCATCGAGAAGATGGTCGAGAACGACGATTACTGCGTCGACATCATCACGCAGTCGCTCGCCATTCAGAAGAGCCTGCGCAGCCTCAACAAGCTGCTCGTCGAGAACCACCTGCGCACGCACGTGACCGACATGTTCGACGAGGGCGGCGACGCGCGCGAGCGCGCCGTGGCCGAGCTGCTCAGCGTCTTCGAGCTCGAGAACAACCGGGGCCGCTGA
- the flgL gene encoding flagellar hook-associated protein FlgL yields the protein MMVTRSTQLTLAGAANRSLQTAMTELARLQDQASSQRAITRPSDDPRATAEALAVRSEQRSVAQFQRNADNAQGWLTTVDRALGTAGSVLQRARDLAVQGANDGALSPAAREGLAAEFEGLRDDLLTQANTAYLGRSVFAGDSAAALAVDAAYTFTGSGTAPVTRRVDEGRSVRVDADGASIFGQGAASTFALLDAIAADLRAGIPIRDRIEEVDARLTSVVTAHAEIGSRQTQLDRTVTNLASRAVAIETQRSAVEDVDLAKVILDLTVQSTVYQSALAVTARVLPPTLMEFLR from the coding sequence ATGATGGTCACGCGCTCCACCCAGCTCACCCTCGCCGGCGCCGCCAACCGCAGCCTGCAGACCGCCATGACCGAGCTCGCCCGCCTGCAGGATCAGGCGTCGAGCCAGCGGGCCATCACCCGGCCGAGCGACGATCCGCGCGCGACCGCCGAGGCGCTCGCGGTGCGCAGCGAGCAGCGATCGGTGGCGCAGTTCCAGCGCAACGCCGATAACGCGCAGGGCTGGCTGACCACGGTCGACCGCGCTCTCGGCACCGCCGGCTCGGTGCTGCAACGCGCCCGCGACCTCGCGGTGCAGGGCGCGAACGACGGCGCCCTCTCCCCCGCGGCGCGCGAGGGCCTGGCGGCCGAGTTCGAGGGCCTGCGCGACGACCTGCTGACCCAGGCCAACACGGCCTACCTGGGGCGCTCGGTGTTCGCCGGCGACTCCGCGGCGGCCCTCGCGGTCGATGCCGCCTACACCTTCACCGGCTCGGGAACGGCGCCGGTGACCCGACGAGTGGATGAGGGGCGGAGCGTGCGCGTCGACGCCGATGGAGCGAGCATCTTCGGGCAGGGGGCCGCGTCGACCTTCGCGCTGCTCGACGCCATCGCCGCCGATCTGCGGGCGGGAATCCCCATCCGCGATCGCATCGAGGAGGTGGATGCCCGGCTCACCTCCGTCGTCACCGCCCACGCCGAGATCGGCAGCCGCCAGACGCAGCTCGACCGCACGGTCACGAACCTCGCGAGCCGCGCCGTGGCCATCGAGACCCAGCGCAGCGCGGTCGAGGACGTCGACCTCGCGAAGGTCATCCTCGACCTGACCGTGCAGAGCACGGTGTACCAGTCGGCGCTCGCGGTCACCGCGCGCGTGCTGCCCCCGACCCTGATGGAGTTCCTGCGATGA
- a CDS encoding flagellar export chaperone FliS — MAQLAALLAADDAEAVVTAAERMLAQYRRDAVLSASPARLLVMLMDRLALDLDRAAEAQDAQDREAERRSLGNAQAIVAELMGSLDVDAWEGGPQLLALYGHLTTQLLRAGIDHDPTITRACARVVAPLREAWRDAAESLAAEPAVAVPLDGIRGVG; from the coding sequence GTGGCTCAGCTCGCAGCTCTCCTCGCTGCCGACGATGCAGAGGCCGTCGTGACCGCGGCGGAGCGGATGCTCGCGCAGTACCGCCGCGATGCCGTCCTCTCGGCGTCGCCGGCGCGGCTGCTCGTCATGCTCATGGACCGCCTCGCGCTCGACCTCGACCGGGCCGCCGAGGCTCAGGATGCGCAGGACCGCGAGGCGGAACGGCGCTCCCTCGGCAACGCGCAGGCGATCGTCGCCGAGCTCATGGGCAGTCTCGACGTCGACGCGTGGGAGGGCGGCCCCCAGCTGCTCGCGCTCTACGGTCACCTCACCACGCAGCTGCTGCGCGCGGGGATCGACCACGACCCGACGATCACCCGCGCCTGCGCGCGCGTCGTCGCCCCCCTGCGCGAGGCGTGGCGGGATGCGGCGGAGAGCCTCGCGGCCGAGCCCGCCGTCGCCGTCCCCCTCGACGGGATCCGCGGTGTCGGCTGA